In the Streptomyces sp. NBC_00525 genome, one interval contains:
- a CDS encoding exonuclease SbcCD subunit D, which produces MRILHTSDWHLGRSFHRVSLLDAQAAYLDHLVDTVREHEVDAVVVAGDVYDRAVPPLSAVRLFDDALHRLAGAGVPTVMISGNHDSARRLGVGAGLIGRAGIHLRTDPAHCGTPVVLPDAHGDVAFYGLPYLEPALVKDVLKAGRAGHEAVLTAAMDRVRADLAGRPATTRSVVLAHAFVAGGEASDSERDITVGGVAAVPAGVFDGVDYVALGHLHGCQSVTDRVRYSGSPLAYSFSEATHRKTMWLIDLDASGTVTGARVDCPVPRRLARIRGRLDALLDDPALDRHEDAWVEATLTDPVRPAEPMARLAERFPHTLALVFEPDRAPDDPETSYARRLRGRDDQSIAEDFVAHVRGGCGTDERERAVLRGAFDHVRVEDGVREVNR; this is translated from the coding sequence TTGAGGATTCTGCACACATCGGACTGGCACCTGGGCCGGTCGTTCCACCGGGTCTCCCTGCTCGACGCCCAGGCCGCCTACCTCGACCACCTGGTGGACACGGTCCGCGAGCACGAGGTCGACGCCGTCGTCGTGGCCGGCGACGTCTACGACCGCGCGGTCCCCCCGCTCAGCGCGGTACGGCTCTTCGACGACGCCCTGCACCGCCTGGCCGGCGCCGGGGTGCCCACGGTGATGATCTCCGGCAACCACGACTCGGCCCGCCGGCTCGGCGTCGGCGCCGGACTCATCGGCCGGGCCGGCATCCATCTGCGCACCGACCCCGCGCACTGCGGCACGCCCGTCGTGCTCCCCGACGCCCACGGCGACGTGGCGTTCTACGGGCTCCCGTACCTGGAACCCGCCCTGGTCAAGGACGTCCTCAAGGCCGGACGGGCCGGCCACGAGGCCGTGCTCACCGCCGCCATGGACCGCGTCCGCGCCGACCTCGCCGGGCGCCCCGCCACCACCCGCTCCGTCGTCCTCGCCCACGCCTTCGTCGCCGGCGGCGAGGCCAGCGACAGCGAACGCGACATCACCGTGGGCGGCGTCGCCGCCGTGCCCGCGGGCGTCTTCGACGGCGTCGACTATGTGGCCCTCGGCCACCTCCACGGCTGCCAGTCCGTCACCGACCGGGTCCGCTACTCCGGCTCCCCGCTCGCCTACTCCTTCTCCGAGGCCACCCACCGCAAGACGATGTGGCTCATCGACCTGGACGCCTCCGGCACCGTCACCGGCGCACGCGTCGACTGCCCGGTGCCCCGCCGCCTCGCCCGCATCCGGGGCCGGCTCGACGCCCTCCTGGACGACCCGGCCCTCGACCGCCACGAGGACGCCTGGGTGGAGGCCACCCTCACCGACCCGGTCCGCCCCGCCGAGCCCATGGCCCGCCTCGCCGAACGCTTCCCGCACACCCTCGCCCTCGTCTTCGAACCCGACCGGGCCCCCGACGACCCCGAGACCTCGTACGCCCGCCGGCTGCGCGGACGCGACGACCAGAGCATCGCGGAGGACTTCGTGGCCCACGTCCGGGGCGGCTGCGGAACCGACGAGCGGGAACGGGCGGTGCTGCGCGGCGCCTTCGACCACGTACGCGTGGAGGACGGCGTCCGCGAGGTGAACCGGTGA
- a CDS encoding trans-sulfuration enzyme family protein — MDIDSVPQPATTTPSRALATEAVHAGRDDLAAGGLHAAPIDLSTTYPSYDSRAEAERIDAFATTGARPDGPPVYARLDNPTNARFETALARLEGTESAVSFASGMAALTAVLLARAGEGLRHVVAVRPLYGCSDHLLGAGLLGTEVTWTDPAGIAEAIRPDTALVIVETPANPTLAEVDIRAVAHSCGAVPLLVDNTFATPVLQHPVEHGARIVLHSATKYLGGHGDVMGGVVACDEEFAGVLRRVRFATGGVLHPMAGYLLLRGLSTLPVRVRAASATAAELARRLTADPRIERVHYPKIGGAMVSFEVAGDPHRVIAGVRLITPAVSLGSVDTLIQHPASISHRIVAEGDRHAAGVGDRLLRMSVGLEDADDLWADLDRALDGADAARPAVSARPARRAAAAGSAPGPGTGAR; from the coding sequence ATGGACATCGACTCCGTGCCACAGCCCGCGACGACAACCCCGTCCAGGGCGCTCGCCACCGAAGCCGTGCACGCCGGACGCGACGACCTCGCGGCCGGCGGCCTGCACGCCGCACCGATCGACCTGTCGACCACCTACCCCTCGTACGACTCCCGCGCCGAGGCCGAGCGGATCGACGCCTTCGCCACCACCGGGGCCCGCCCGGACGGCCCGCCCGTCTACGCCCGGCTCGACAACCCGACGAACGCCCGCTTCGAAACGGCCCTGGCCCGCCTGGAGGGCACCGAGAGCGCGGTGTCGTTCGCCAGCGGCATGGCCGCGCTCACCGCCGTCCTGCTGGCCCGCGCCGGCGAGGGACTGCGCCATGTGGTGGCCGTCCGCCCGCTGTACGGATGCAGCGACCATCTGCTGGGCGCCGGGCTCCTCGGCACCGAGGTGACCTGGACGGACCCGGCCGGCATCGCCGAGGCCATCCGGCCAGACACCGCCCTGGTCATCGTGGAGACCCCCGCCAACCCGACGCTCGCCGAGGTGGACATCCGGGCCGTCGCCCACTCCTGCGGCGCGGTCCCGCTGCTGGTCGACAACACCTTCGCCACCCCCGTCCTCCAGCACCCCGTCGAGCACGGCGCGCGGATCGTGCTGCACAGCGCCACGAAGTACCTGGGCGGCCACGGCGACGTGATGGGCGGGGTCGTCGCCTGCGACGAGGAGTTCGCCGGGGTGCTGCGCCGGGTCCGGTTCGCCACCGGTGGCGTGCTGCATCCGATGGCCGGCTATCTGCTGCTGCGCGGCCTGTCCACCCTGCCGGTACGGGTCCGGGCCGCGTCCGCGACCGCCGCCGAACTGGCCCGCAGGCTCACCGCCGACCCGCGGATCGAACGCGTGCACTACCCGAAGATCGGCGGCGCGATGGTCTCCTTCGAGGTCGCCGGCGACCCGCACCGGGTCATCGCCGGGGTACGGCTGATCACGCCGGCCGTCAGCCTCGGCAGCGTGGACACCCTCATCCAGCACCCGGCCTCCATCAGCCACCGCATCGTGGCGGAGGGCGACCGGCACGCCGCCGGCGTCGGCGACCGGCTGCTGCGCATGTCGGTCGGCCTGGAGGACGCCGACGACCTCTGGGCCGACCTCGACCGGGCACTGGACGGCGCGGACGCCGCCCGCCCCGCCGTCAGCGCTCGGCCTGCTCGTAGGGCAGCGGCGGCAGGGAGCGCGCCGGGGCCGGGGACGGGCGCGCGGTGA
- a CDS encoding Lrp/AsnC family transcriptional regulator, with amino-acid sequence MTESVALDTVDLHILRLLQNDARTTYRELAAEVGVAPSTCLDRVTRLRRTGVILGHQLRLDPARLGRGLEALLSVQVRPHRRELIGPFVERIRSLPESRALFHLTGPDDYLVHVAVADTADLQRLVLDEFTSRREVARVETRLIFQQWECGPLLPPVPGAGSGPLPGQVRSTD; translated from the coding sequence ATGACTGAATCCGTCGCTCTCGACACGGTCGATCTGCACATTCTGCGGCTGTTGCAGAACGACGCCCGGACCACGTACCGGGAACTGGCGGCGGAGGTGGGCGTCGCGCCGTCGACGTGTCTGGACCGGGTGACCCGGCTGCGCCGTACGGGCGTGATCCTCGGGCACCAGTTGCGGCTGGACCCCGCCAGGCTGGGCCGTGGTCTGGAGGCGCTGCTCTCCGTACAGGTGCGGCCGCACCGCCGGGAGCTGATCGGGCCGTTCGTGGAGCGGATCAGGTCGCTGCCGGAGTCGCGGGCGCTGTTCCATCTGACCGGGCCCGACGACTATCTGGTGCATGTGGCGGTGGCGGACACGGCGGATCTCCAGCGGCTGGTGCTGGACGAGTTCACCTCGCGGCGCGAGGTGGCGCGGGTGGAGACGCGGCTGATCTTCCAGCAGTGGGAGTGCGGTCCGCTGCTTCCGCCGGTGCCGGGGGCGGGGTCCGGGCCGCTGCCGGGACAGGTCCGTTCCACCGATTAG
- a CDS encoding Lrp/AsnC family transcriptional regulator has product MSDYSPDATDWRILDVLQREGRASYAELARAVAMSPSAVTERVRRLEEAGVISGYAAVVDPERLGLPILAFVRLRYPNGNYKPFHDLLATTPEIVEAHHVTGDDCFVLKVTARSMSHLETVSGKIGALGSVTTSVVYSSPLPGRPISR; this is encoded by the coding sequence ATGAGCGACTATTCCCCGGACGCCACGGACTGGCGCATTCTCGATGTCCTCCAGCGCGAGGGCCGCGCCTCGTACGCGGAGCTGGCGCGGGCGGTGGCGATGTCGCCGAGCGCCGTCACCGAGCGGGTCCGCCGGCTGGAGGAGGCCGGGGTGATCAGCGGCTACGCGGCGGTGGTCGATCCGGAACGGCTCGGGCTGCCGATCCTCGCCTTCGTACGGCTGCGGTACCCGAACGGCAACTACAAGCCGTTCCACGACCTGCTGGCGACCACGCCGGAGATCGTGGAGGCCCACCACGTCACCGGTGACGACTGCTTCGTGCTCAAGGTGACGGCCCGTTCCATGAGCCATCTGGAGACCGTGTCCGGGAAGATCGGCGCCCTCGGCTCCGTCACCACCAGCGTCGTCTACTCCTCGCCGCTGCCCGGCCGCCCGATCAGTCGCTGA
- a CDS encoding DUF885 domain-containing protein, giving the protein MPDSSSSALPRQIADAYVDAFIELDPISGTYLGVAASSRRLPDFSPAGQERLAALARDTLARLDRAEALPGAADDAERRCGRLLRERLTAELAVHEADEGLRAVSNMHSPAHSVRDVFTVTPTETDEDWAAVAERLRAVPAALAGYRESLALGLERELYGSPRAAATFIDQLDEWVGDGTKGFFQDFAAAGPDALRDELDAAAAQAAGALDELRRWMREVYAPAIGDASDTVGRERYARWSRYFNGTDLDLDEAYAYGWSEYHRLLAEMRTEAEKVLPGAGPWEALAHLDVHGKHIEGVDEVQAWLQGLMDEAIDALDGTHFELAERVRRVESRIAPPGGAAAPYYTGPSEDFSRPGRTWLPTMGETRFPVYDLVSTWYHEGVPGHHLQLAQWVHVADSLSRYQASIGIVSANAEGWALYAERLMDELGFLPDAERRLGYLDAQMMRACRVIVDIGMHLGLEIPADSPFHPGERWTPDLAQEFFGNHSGRPADFVESELTRYLSMPGQAIGYKLGERAWLLGRENARAAHGDAFDLKAWHMAALSQGPLGLDDLVDELSKL; this is encoded by the coding sequence ATGCCAGACTCTTCCAGCAGCGCGCTGCCGCGCCAGATCGCCGACGCCTACGTCGACGCATTCATCGAACTCGACCCGATCTCCGGTACCTATCTCGGTGTCGCGGCAAGCTCGCGCCGTCTTCCCGACTTCTCCCCCGCCGGCCAGGAGCGGCTGGCCGCGCTGGCCCGTGACACGCTCGCGCGCCTCGACCGCGCGGAGGCGCTGCCCGGTGCCGCCGACGACGCCGAACGCCGCTGCGGCCGGCTGCTGCGGGAGCGCCTGACGGCCGAACTCGCCGTCCACGAGGCCGACGAGGGGCTGCGGGCCGTCTCCAACATGCACTCCCCGGCGCACTCGGTGCGGGACGTGTTCACGGTGACGCCCACCGAGACGGACGAGGACTGGGCGGCCGTCGCCGAGCGGCTGCGGGCGGTCCCGGCCGCGCTCGCCGGCTACCGCGAGTCCCTGGCGCTGGGTCTGGAGCGCGAGCTGTATGGCAGCCCGCGCGCCGCGGCCACGTTCATCGACCAGCTCGACGAGTGGGTCGGGGACGGAACGAAGGGCTTCTTCCAGGACTTCGCCGCCGCCGGGCCGGACGCCCTGCGCGACGAACTGGACGCGGCCGCCGCGCAGGCCGCCGGCGCCCTGGACGAGCTGCGGCGGTGGATGCGCGAGGTGTACGCGCCCGCGATCGGCGACGCGTCCGACACGGTGGGCCGGGAGCGCTACGCCCGCTGGTCGCGCTACTTCAACGGCACCGACCTCGATCTGGACGAGGCGTACGCGTACGGCTGGTCCGAGTACCACCGGCTGCTGGCCGAGATGCGCACCGAGGCCGAGAAGGTGCTGCCGGGGGCGGGCCCCTGGGAGGCGCTGGCCCACCTCGATGTGCACGGCAAGCACATCGAGGGCGTGGACGAGGTCCAGGCGTGGCTCCAGGGCCTGATGGACGAGGCGATCGACGCGCTGGACGGCACCCACTTCGAACTGGCCGAGCGGGTCCGCCGGGTGGAGTCCCGGATCGCCCCGCCCGGCGGTGCCGCCGCCCCGTACTACACGGGCCCGTCCGAGGACTTCTCGCGGCCCGGCCGCACCTGGCTGCCGACCATGGGCGAGACCCGCTTCCCGGTGTACGACCTGGTGTCCACCTGGTACCACGAGGGCGTGCCCGGCCATCACCTCCAGCTCGCCCAGTGGGTGCACGTGGCGGACAGCCTGTCGCGCTACCAGGCGTCCATCGGGATCGTCAGCGCCAACGCCGAGGGCTGGGCGCTGTACGCGGAGCGGCTGATGGACGAGCTGGGCTTCCTGCCCGACGCGGAGCGCCGGCTCGGCTATCTGGACGCGCAGATGATGCGCGCCTGCCGGGTGATCGTGGACATCGGCATGCACCTGGGTCTGGAGATCCCTGCCGATTCGCCGTTCCACCCCGGTGAGCGGTGGACGCCGGACCTGGCCCAGGAATTCTTCGGCAACCACAGCGGCCGTCCCGCGGACTTCGTGGAGAGCGAGCTGACCCGCTATCTGTCGATGCCGGGCCAGGCGATCGGCTACAAGCTCGGTGAGCGGGCCTGGCTGCTGGGCCGGGAGAACGCCCGCGCGGCGCACGGCGACGCCTTCGACCTCAAGGCGTGGCACATGGCGGCCCTGTCCCAGGGCCCGCTGGGTCTGGACGACCTGGTGGACGAGCTGTCGAAGCTCTGA
- a CDS encoding SMC family ATPase translates to MRLHTLRITAFGPFGTTQEIDFDALCAAGLFLLHGPTGAGKTSVLDAVCYALYGAVPGARQSPGTSLRSDHAPADLPTEVRLDLTVGGRRLEITRSPARTRPKKRGSGHTTEKAQSRLREHHPEHGWRALSKSHQEIGEEITQLLGMSREQFCQVVLLPQGDFARFLRADAEARGRLLGRLFDTRRFAAVEEHLAELRRTAEAQVKAGDDQILALAQRIAQAAGPAARECPLPEVRPGDPGLADAVLTWAATARSAARERLDIAASVLATAEGRHAGARRALDAERELAALQQRYAETRRRADALEAGRAAHEEARERLARARKADLVAPALELREAAERAYRRAREDRDHARTRLPGNLADAGAEQLAALERRLREELGGLESARRAERRAAEIHDERAALERQARADDDLARDTEDWLVGWEATRRDLGARLDAALEAATRTELLARRLDPARRRLDAARRRDELAAEVTAAEQALTVAREHAVGAQEHRLDLRERRLRGIAAELAAQLTEGAPCAVCGATDHPAPARPGDGQVDRVAEEAAERAHREAEKARAAAQQALALVRERHATACAEAAGEPDTDTAAGGPDTAGGPAPTVAALAALVDGLAAEHAHAYRTAAGAHAAREALAGAEAEQRRRLEQRQGVEQRAAARTSRRESLDREQSGVDEVLERARGGHASVAEHAALLQRRVALLVDAAGAVREEEHAAARLKEADARLADAAFRAGFDTPEAAAATLLDDAAQRTLQHRVDGWQAEAAAVADRLADTADRDAAARPPAAPDAAREACDRAERGLREAAAGLDAARERCAELGRLSQRVAHGVRALGPVREEYERVARLAALTAGTSADNARKMRLESYVLAARLEQVAAAATARLRRMSSGRYQLVHSDARTGGRRAGLGLHVIDAWTGRERDTATLSGGETFFASLALALGLADVVTDEAGGVRLDTLFIDEGFGSLDDQTLDEVLDVLDSLRERDRSVGIVSHVADLRRRIPAQLEVVKERHGSAVRLRAEGLSD, encoded by the coding sequence GTGAGGCTCCACACCCTGCGCATCACCGCGTTCGGCCCCTTCGGCACCACGCAGGAGATCGACTTCGACGCGCTCTGCGCCGCCGGTCTCTTCCTGCTCCACGGGCCGACCGGCGCCGGCAAGACCTCCGTCCTGGACGCCGTCTGCTACGCCCTGTACGGAGCCGTCCCCGGCGCCCGGCAGAGCCCCGGCACCTCCCTGCGCAGCGACCACGCCCCGGCGGACCTGCCCACCGAGGTCCGGCTCGACCTCACCGTCGGCGGGCGCCGCCTGGAGATCACCCGCAGCCCCGCCCGCACCCGCCCCAAGAAGCGCGGCAGCGGCCACACCACGGAAAAGGCGCAGAGCCGGCTCCGCGAACACCACCCCGAGCACGGCTGGCGCGCGCTCAGCAAATCGCACCAGGAGATCGGCGAGGAGATCACCCAGCTCCTCGGCATGAGCCGCGAGCAGTTCTGCCAGGTGGTCCTGCTGCCCCAGGGCGACTTCGCCCGCTTCCTGCGCGCCGACGCCGAGGCCCGTGGCCGGCTCCTCGGCCGGCTCTTCGACACCCGGCGCTTCGCCGCCGTCGAGGAACACCTCGCCGAACTGCGCCGGACGGCCGAGGCACAGGTCAAGGCCGGCGACGACCAGATCCTCGCGCTCGCCCAGCGCATCGCCCAGGCGGCCGGCCCCGCCGCCCGTGAGTGCCCGCTGCCCGAGGTCCGGCCCGGCGACCCCGGCCTCGCCGACGCCGTCCTGACCTGGGCCGCCACCGCCCGCAGCGCCGCCCGCGAACGGCTCGACATCGCCGCGTCGGTCCTCGCCACCGCCGAGGGGCGGCACGCCGGGGCCCGCCGCGCCCTGGACGCCGAACGGGAACTCGCCGCGCTCCAGCAGCGGTACGCCGAGACCCGGCGGCGCGCCGACGCACTGGAGGCCGGCCGCGCCGCGCACGAGGAGGCCCGCGAACGCCTCGCGCGCGCCCGCAAGGCCGACCTCGTCGCCCCCGCCCTCGAACTGCGCGAAGCGGCGGAGCGGGCGTACCGGCGGGCGCGCGAGGACCGCGACCACGCCCGGACCCGGCTGCCCGGGAACCTGGCCGACGCGGGCGCCGAGCAGCTGGCGGCCCTGGAACGGCGGCTCCGCGAGGAGCTCGGCGGGCTCGAATCCGCCCGGCGCGCCGAGCGGCGCGCCGCCGAGATCCACGACGAACGCGCCGCCCTGGAACGGCAGGCCCGCGCCGACGACGACCTCGCCCGCGACACGGAGGACTGGCTCGTCGGCTGGGAGGCCACCCGCCGGGACCTCGGGGCCCGCCTGGACGCGGCCCTGGAGGCGGCGACCCGGACCGAACTGCTGGCCCGCCGCCTCGACCCGGCCCGCCGCCGCCTGGACGCGGCCCGCCGCCGCGACGAGCTGGCCGCCGAGGTGACCGCCGCCGAGCAGGCCCTGACCGTCGCCCGCGAACACGCGGTGGGCGCCCAGGAACACCGGCTCGACCTGCGCGAGCGCCGACTGCGCGGCATCGCCGCCGAACTCGCCGCCCAGCTCACCGAAGGCGCGCCCTGCGCGGTCTGCGGCGCGACGGACCATCCCGCCCCGGCCCGCCCCGGCGACGGCCAGGTGGACCGCGTGGCCGAGGAGGCCGCCGAACGCGCCCACCGCGAGGCGGAGAAGGCCCGCGCCGCGGCGCAGCAGGCCCTGGCGCTGGTACGCGAACGCCACGCGACCGCCTGCGCGGAGGCGGCCGGGGAGCCGGACACCGACACGGCGGCCGGCGGACCCGACACGGCCGGCGGACCCGCGCCCACCGTCGCCGCTCTCGCCGCGCTCGTGGACGGCCTCGCCGCCGAGCACGCGCACGCCTACCGGACCGCCGCCGGGGCGCACGCCGCCCGCGAGGCACTGGCCGGGGCCGAGGCGGAACAGCGACGGCGGCTGGAGCAGCGGCAGGGCGTGGAACAGCGGGCCGCCGCGCGGACCTCGCGGCGCGAGTCGCTGGACCGTGAGCAGAGCGGCGTGGACGAGGTGCTGGAGCGGGCGCGCGGCGGACACGCGAGCGTCGCCGAGCACGCCGCCCTCCTCCAGCGCCGGGTCGCCCTGCTGGTGGACGCGGCCGGTGCGGTGCGCGAGGAGGAGCACGCCGCCGCCCGGCTCAAGGAGGCCGACGCCCGGCTCGCGGACGCCGCGTTCCGGGCCGGGTTCGACACCCCGGAGGCCGCCGCCGCGACGCTGCTCGACGACGCCGCGCAGCGTACGCTCCAGCACCGCGTCGACGGCTGGCAGGCCGAGGCGGCGGCCGTCGCCGACCGGCTCGCGGACACCGCAGACCGGGACGCGGCCGCCCGTCCGCCCGCCGCCCCGGACGCGGCGCGCGAGGCGTGCGACCGGGCCGAGCGGGGGCTGCGCGAGGCCGCCGCCGGGCTCGACGCCGCGCGGGAACGCTGCGCCGAACTCGGCAGGCTCTCGCAGCGCGTGGCGCACGGGGTCCGCGCGCTGGGGCCGGTCCGCGAGGAGTACGAACGCGTCGCCCGGCTCGCCGCGCTGACCGCCGGGACCTCGGCGGACAACGCGCGCAAGATGCGCCTGGAGTCGTATGTGCTGGCCGCCCGCCTTGAGCAGGTCGCCGCGGCGGCCACCGCCCGGCTGCGGCGCATGTCCTCGGGCCGCTACCAGCTCGTGCACTCCGACGCCCGCACCGGCGGCCGCCGGGCCGGGCTCGGCCTGCACGTCATCGACGCCTGGACGGGCCGCGAGCGCGACACGGCCACGCTCTCCGGCGGCGAGACGTTCTTCGCCTCGCTCGCCCTGGCGCTGGGCCTCGCCGACGTCGTCACCGACGAGGCCGGCGGCGTACGGCTGGACACCCTGTTCATCGACGAGGGTTTCGGCAGCCTCGACGACCAGACGCTGGACGAGGTGCTGGACGTCCTCGACTCGCTGCGCGAACGGGACCGCAGCGTCGGCATCGTCAGCCATGTCGCCGACCTGCGCCGCCGTATCCCCGCCCAGCTCGAAGTGGTGAAGGAGCGGCACGGGTCGGCCGTGCGGCTGCGCGCGGAGGGGCTCAGCGACTGA
- a CDS encoding rhodanese-like domain-containing protein has protein sequence MTSQPGATAAHPVLNVPPAAPADAVAHFGASLAFHTDVSDVAAALAAGGDPGFVLLDSRSAESWDQGHIPGAVHLPTALVAERAPRLLDPAVPVVTYCWGPGCNGATRAALALALLGYRVKEMLGGFEYWAREGFPYETRQGGARRTADPLTAPAGTADCGC, from the coding sequence ATGACCTCCCAGCCCGGCGCCACCGCCGCCCACCCCGTCCTGAACGTTCCGCCCGCCGCCCCGGCCGACGCCGTCGCCCACTTCGGTGCCTCGCTCGCCTTCCACACCGACGTCTCGGACGTGGCGGCCGCCCTCGCCGCAGGCGGCGACCCCGGCTTCGTCCTGCTGGACTCCCGGTCCGCCGAGTCCTGGGACCAGGGGCACATCCCGGGCGCGGTACATCTGCCGACGGCGCTCGTCGCCGAGCGGGCGCCCCGGCTCCTCGACCCGGCCGTGCCGGTCGTCACGTACTGCTGGGGGCCCGGCTGCAACGGCGCCACCCGCGCCGCCCTCGCCCTGGCCCTGCTCGGCTACCGGGTCAAGGAGATGCTGGGCGGCTTCGAGTACTGGGCGCGCGAGGGATTCCCGTACGAGACCCGGCAGGGCGGCGCGCGGCGTACGGCCGACCCGCTCACCGCGCCGGCCGGCACCGCCGACTGCGGCTGCTGA